In Streptomyces rapamycinicus NRRL 5491, the genomic stretch GCCATCGTGAGCACGGGTTCCTACACGTGCACCGTCGCACTGCCGGAGGGCGCCGCATACAGCGCCTCCAAGGGTGCCCTGGCCCAATTGACGAAGGTCCTCGCCGTGGAAGGCGGGCCGCTGGGGATCCGGGCGAACATCGTGGCCGCGGGTGTCATCGAGACGGATTTCCTCGATGCGTTCCGCCCCGACAGCCGTGCGTACCTGGCGTCCTTCGCCGACGCGCAGCCGCTCGGCCGGGTGGCCCAGCCCGAGGAGATCGCCGAAGTGCTCTGCTTCCTCGCCTCGCCGCGCTCCAGCTTCGTCACGGGCGCGATGGTCGCGGCGGACGGCGGCTTCACCGCGATCTGATCGGGGGCCCGCGCCATTTCTCCATGTAGTGCTATACGAGATATGACCGGAATGGTGAATACACTCCATGAGCACTAATGGAATGGGCAATTCCATTAGTGCTCATTCCTTGACTTGTGACTTGCGTCACAAGCGCATCATCAATGGATCACATTTTCGTATCCCTGTGAAACGATGCCTCGGTGCTGGCCTCGAAGTAGCTCATCGCGAGACATCACCGATCCACCGGTCCACCCGAATCCATTTCGGGCGGCAGTACGGCAATGACTTCTTCAAGTTTTGGCCAGCCGTAACGGGGAGGCGAGAATGCCGGCGATGATTGTTATCGGGTACAGAGGCGATCTCGATCAGGCACTGCGGCGCCGCGGCATTGATCCTTACTATATTGTCCAGGTGCCGGCGAGCCCGCCGAAGAGTCGGAGATTCACATGGGTCGCCGACATGGAGAACGCCCAGGAAATCTTCCGAGCGGTGCTGTCCGCGGACATTGACGAAGTGGCCGGGGTGCTGAGCGTCCATGAAATGGGCGTATTCGGGGCAACCTACTTACGGCAGCAGCTGAACCTTCCCGGGAATGCCGATTCCAGGACGGCTCTCCACTTCCGGGACAAGCACCTCCAGAAGAGCATGCTGCCGCCTGGGATCAGGCGAGCGCGCTGCCGTCACGTGCCCATGGGCACGTCGTTCACGGAGCTCGCCGACGATCTGGGAGAGGTCTTCGTGGTCAAGCCGGCGACCGGAGCCGGCGCTCTCCGTACGAACATCGTGCGCACCCCGGAAGAGTACGCACAGGCCCTGACGCCCTTCACCGGTCAGTCGGATGTCGAGATCGTCGCCGAGTCCTTCATGGACGCTCCGGAGGTCTATCTCGACGGTGTCTGGGAAAAGGGCGACCTTCAGTGGTCGTCCATGAGCAGCTATCACACCTCACCGCTCAGGGCCGTACAGGGCGGCATCCTGTCCGCGTACGTCCTGGACCGGAAGCGGCATTCCGTCTTGTTCGATGAGATGGAGACGCTCGCCGGGCAAGCGCTCACCAGTCTGAACGCGCCTGACTGTGTATTCCATATGGAAGCGTTCACGGCAGAAGAAGGGCTGACCTTCGGCGAGTGCGCCATCCGCCTCCCCGGGGCGCTGTCCCCTCAGGTCAATCAGCTGACATACGGCGTCGATCTCTTTGACGTCGAAATCAGTCTCGCGCTGGGGGAGGGGGCGACTAGGGCCCTGGGCGGCCGGCATGGGCCGGAGCGCTTCCATGGATACATTCTTCTGCGCCGCCCCAACGGGTGCAATTTAACCCAGATCGACTTTGAGCGGAACTTCCTTTTCGATGAGATCGTCTACGATTCATCGCCTGATGCGCCGGTCGGGCCGTATGGCCGCGTGGGACAGGCCGTCGTCTCCGACCCGGATGAGCTGAAACTGCAGAAGACGATCGAGGACATCGTGCGATTCAACGAGGTCGGATCCACCTGATCTGACGGCCGGTCCCACCGGGCCACCGGCCCGGGACATCCCGGCGCCGGCCCAGTCGCCCCCACCTCGATCACATGTGCCGCGGGCGCCAAGCTCCGCCCGCCCCAGCCGCGTTCAGCCGCGTCCCCACGATCCGCACCACCGTCGACGGCGATGTCAGAGCCCGGCCCCGGTGCCCTTCCCCGGCGCGACGTCGCGCCCCCGGCCCTGCTCGCCATGGTTTTCCGTCCCTTCTGATCGGAGGACTTCCCCCATGCCGGATCAACGTCATGCTTCGACACTCCCTCAGTTGCTCGAGCGCGCGGCCCGCGACACGACTCAAGGCATCGCGTTCATCGGCGGCCCGTTCCTCTCCTACGCCGAGTTGCGGGAGTGCGCCTGCCGCATCGCGCAAGGACTGCGGGAGCGCGGCACCGCCCCGGGCGACCGAGTGCTCATCGCGGCCGGTGATCCGGAGATCTTCGTCCGCGCCTTCTGGGGATGCGTACTCACCGGTGCCGTGCCGTGCCCGATCGCACCGCCCGCCGACCCTTCCCGGTGGCGTACCCAGCTGGAGCATCTGCGGACGCTCCTGGGCGACCCGTTGGTGATCGTGTCCAAGACGGCTCATGGAGAGCTGCCCGAGGCCGGGCTGCGGTCCGTGACGGTCGAGGAGCTGAGCCATGCGGCGGCCGAGCCCGATCAGCTCCATGTGCCCGCGCCCGACGATCTCACCCTGCTGATGCTCACCTCCGGGTCCACCGGATCGAGCAAGGCGGTCAGGCTCACCCACGCCAATCTGCTGGCGGCGCAGGCCGGTAAGGCGGGCGCACTGGAACTCGGGCCCGACGACACCTCGTTGAACTGGATCTCGGTCGATCACATCGCCGCGATCGAGGCGCATCTGCTGCCGATGTTCAACGGCGCCGCCCAGGTCATGACGGTGCCGGCCACCGTGCTGGCCGACCCCGTGGAGTTCCTCAGGCTGCTCACGGCCCATCGGGTGAGAGTGACGTTCACCCCCAACTTCCTGTTCGGGCAGATCAACCAGGCACTCGCCGGGCGGCCCGCATCGCGGCAGGAGGTGGACCTGTCACAGGTGCGGCACATCATCTCCGGCGGTGAGGCAACCGTGACCGCCACCGTACGGGCGTTCCTGGACACGCTCGCGCCCTACGGACTGCGCGGAGATGTGATCGTGCCCGCGTTCGGGATGACCGAGACCTGCGCGGGCAGTGTGTTCAACCGCGACTTCGCCACCCGCGACCTGGAGACGGAGTTCCCCCCGCTGGGCCGACCGGTGCGGGGCCTGCGGATTCGCGTCACCGACGACGACGGCACGGTGCTGGCCGCCACCGACCGGCCCGTAACGGCCGAGCCGGGGGAGGTGCAGCTGCACGGCCCGATGGTCTCCGACGGCTACTTCGGCGATGCGCGGGCCACCGCGCAGGCGTTCACCGCCGACGGCTGGTTCCGCACCGGAGACCTGGGCCACCTCGGCTCCGACGGCCGGTTGACGCTGGTCGGCCGCAGCAAGGACTCCATCATCGTCAGCGGTGTCAACTACTACAGCCACGACCTGGAAGCGGTCCTGGACGAGCTGGACGGGGTGAAGCGCGGCCACGTCGCCGCGTTCCCGATACGGCCCGAGGGGGCCGACACCGAACAGCTCGCCATCGCGTTCGTCCCGGCGGGCGACCCCGCCGACGAGATCGCGGTGTACCGGGCCATCGTGGCGATCCGCAGCTCCACGGTGATGCACTGGGGCTTCCGCCCTCAGCTGATCCTCCCCGTCGCCGAGGACGAGATCCCCCGTGGCAACCTCGGCAAGACCCAGCGGTCGCGGCTGCGCGCGGCCGTCGAGAACGGGAGCCTGGACGCGGCGGCCCGCCGGTCGGACGAGATCAGCACCCGGTTCCTCGGCGGCCATGTCGCGCCGGACGGCGAGGTGGAGACCGCACTGGCCGAGATCTACGCCCGCGTCCTGGACACCGAGGCGGTGTCGGCCACCGCCAGCTTCTTCGACCTGGGCGGTACCTCACTGGACGTGCTGCGGCTCAAGCTGGAGATCCAGGCCGCGTTCGGCATCGAGGACGTGCCGATGTCCACGCTCCTCCAGGCCCCGACCGTACGAGCCCTGGCCGGCCGCCTGGCCGCGGGGCAGGGCGCCGGTGGCGACGCCACCTACGATCCGCTGGTGCCGCTGCAGATCACCGGGGACGGGACGCCGCTCTTCTGCGTACACCCCGGTCTGGGGGAGGTGCTGGTCTTCGTCAACCTCGCCAAGTACTTCACCGGCGAGCGGCCGTTCTACGCGCTGCGGGCCCGCGGATTCGGGCAGGGGGAGACCCACTTCGGATCGTTCGGCGACATGGTGTCCACCTACGTCGAGGCCATCCGGCGGGCGCAGCCCAGCGGCCCCTACGCCGTCGCCGGGTACTCCTACGGCGGGGCGGTGGCATTCGAGATCGCCAAGCGGCTGGAAGCCGACGGCGACAGGGTCGACTTCGTGGGCGTCTTCAACCTGCCACCGCGGATCTCCGACCGCATGAACGAGATCACCTTCACCGACGGCGCGATCAACCTGGCGCTGTTCCTCGAACTCATCGACGCCACCGACATCGAGCGGCTGACCGCAACCCTGCGCCCACTGCCCGAGGCCGATCAGCTGGCCCATCTGATCGACCACGCCCCGAAGCGGCGGCTGACCGAACTCGACCTCACCCTCGAACGGTTCGCCGACTGGGTGCACCTCGCACAGAGCATGGTGCACCTGGGCCGCGACTACGAACCGTCGGGTTCGGTCGGGCGGGTGAAGGTCTTCTACTGCACTCCGCTGCGCGGCACCAAGGAGGAGTGGCTGGACCACCAGCTCAGCCACTGGGACGAGTTCACCCGCGACCCCAACACCTATATCGAGGTCGACGGGGAGCACTACACCCTGATGAGCCCGCAACATGTGCACACCTTCCAGGCGACCCTGCGGCACGAACTGGCCCGTGCGCTCGGCTGAGGACCGGCAAGGCAACCGCCGACACCACCAGGAGCGGCCGATCATGCAAGGCAAGAAGATACTCATCACCGGCGGGACCGGGCAGGTCGCGAGGCCCGTGGCCGAATCGCTCGCCGTCGACAACGAGGTGTGGTGCCTGGGCCGGTTCGGCGACCCACACGCCCGCAAGGCGCTGGAGGAAGTGGGCGCCCACACCGCCGTCCGGGACATGGCCACCGACGACCTGGAGGGCCTGCCGCGCGACTTCACCCATGTGCTGCACTCGGCGGTGCACCGGGGCGACGGCAAGGACTTCGAGGACACCGCGCGCGTCAACGCGGTGGGCACCGCACGGCTGATGACCCACTGCTCCGCCGCCGAGTCGTTCCTGTACGTCTCGTCCGGGGTGGTCTACAACCGGGCCGATCGGACACATCGCTACCGGGAGAGCGATCCGCTGGGCGGGGCCGCGCCGTGGCTGCCGACCTACCCCGTCGCCAAGATCACCGCCGAAGGGGTGGCACGCGGTCTGGCCGAGACACTCGGGCTGCCGACGGTGATCGCCCGCCTCAACATCGCCTACGGCCCGTACGGCCACGGTGGCGTGCCCATGATCCTCTTCAACCAGATGCGCAAGGGGCAGCCCTGCGCGGTGCCCCGCGAGGGCCAGAACTACTGCAATCTGCTGCACACCGATGACGTCGTGCGCCAGGTGCCGCTGCTGTGGGACGTGGCGCGGGCGCCCGCGAGAGTCGTGAACTGGGGCGGGGACGAGGAGGTCGGCATCACCGACCTGCTGGAGTACCTGTCCGCGCTCACCGGAGTGCCGGTGCGGCTGGAGCGCGGCGACTACAGCCGGGAAACGGCCATCTTCGACCACGACGTCCGCCGTGGCCTGATCGGCGACTGCACCATCGGCTGGCGGGCCGGTATCGCCCGCACTGTGGCCGACCTGTTCGAGGAGTACCGCGACCGCGTCGACGCGTACCTGGACGCGCACGGAGCCGGGACACCCCAGTGACCACGAGGAGTGGAGAACGAGCATGCGCAGGTCCGCAGATATCGACGCGCTTCAGCATGTGCTGTCGGCCGCCCTGGGGTCCCCGGACCCGGTGTGCTCCCTGCGTCGACTAGACCGAGGCACGGGCGCGTTCGTCGCCCTGGACGCCGCCGTGGTCGAGCGCCCCACCCTGGTGGGCGGCGGGTCCCCGTACCACCCGAGCAGCCCCGCCCCCAGCCGCCACGCCCTCGACGAACTGGTCCGCCGCGCCGAGACACTGGGCGTGCCCCAGATCCTGGTGCCTAATGTGCGCCGCAGCGACGACACCAGCGCGCTGCGGGCGGCAGGGCTCGTTCCGGTCGCCGCCCAGAGCGAGTGTGTCGTCCGGCTGACCGGGGAAGTGGACGAGATCCTGCGGACCCGCATCGGCGCCGAACGGCTCGACGGCCTCCGCCGCCGCGACCGAGAGGTCTCCCTCGGGGTGACCTGGGAGCGGATCCGGCTGAGCGAGCTCGACGGGAGCCCCTGGGCGCGAGACGCCTTCGTCACGCTCCACCGGCGTCAGGCCGAACGCCACGACGGTCACGCCAACCTGTACAACGCCGACGCCCTCGACGTCCTGGCCCACGGCCCGTTGGCGGATCGCACCGAGCTGCTCGTGCGCCGCCAACAGGACGCCGTGGTCCAGGCCGGGCTCATCACCACGTCCCACAACGGCCGGGGGATCTACTCCCTCACACAGGCCATTGACCACGACGACCCCGCCGCACGGGACGGCCTCTTCGCCGCGTCCGTGTACCGGCTGTACCTCCATGCCCGGCGCTCCGGCCTGGAGTGGGTCCACCTCGGCCGGGGAGACGTCCCGCGCATGCGCCGCCTCGGAGCCGATCTGTTCGTACCCCTCGACCACTGGCTGCGCGCCCCCGGCCTCGCCTCCCCGGAGGAAGCGGGAGCGGAACACCCGCTGTCGGAGTACGCGGCTCCGCCCGTCACGGGGGTGCCGGTCCCGGGCCCGGCCCGCTTCCGCCAGGTGCCACGGTTCGACACGATCGACCTGTCCAGCAACACCAACCCGTTCCTGGGCGCCTCGGGTGAGTACCCCCACCTCGACACGACAGAGCTGGCCGGCACCTACCTGGCCACGATCGCGACATTGCCCGGCCACGAGGGCGTGGACGCGCTGAGCGCGGACCACCTGCTGTTCAGCAGCGGCTCGGTGGACGGCGTCATGCTGCTCCTGGCGGCGCTGGCGTCACCCGGCGAGCGCGTCTGCGTCACGCCACCCACCTTCCCGCTCTACGGCCACTTCGCCCACCTCCTGCGCCTGCCCGTCGTCGAGGTGCCGCTGCACGGCGACGACCTGTCCCAGCTCGACACCGACCGCATCCTGGCGGCCGATCCACGGGTGACCATCCTGTGCGACCCCAACAACCCCGCCGGGACCAGACTCGACCCGGAGCAGGTGCACGACCTGGTGGTTCACGGCCGCGGGCTGGTGGTGATCGACGAAGCCTATGTCGAGTTCAGCGAGAAGCCCTCGTACGCCCGGCTGATCGCCCAGCACGACAACCTCATCGTGCTCAGGACCCTCTCCAAGGCATGGGGACTCGCCGGGGCGCGCTGCGGAATCGCACTGGCCCAGCCCGGCATCATCGACGCACTGCGCCGGGTGCAGGTGCCCTTCGGGTTCACCAACGCCTCCCAGCACGCCGTGCGGGACCGGCTGACCGATGTGCGGCGGGTGCTCGCCGGTATCCGGCGCATCCGTGCCGAGCGTGACCGGATGGCCTCGGCGCTGACCGAACACCCCGCGGTGGCCCGGGTGTTCCCCTCGGAGACCAACTTCCTCTTCGTCCGACTGCACAAGCACGAGCGCGTGATGGACCAGCTCCGGGGCGCGGGCATCGTCGTGGCCGACACCGGGCGGGTGATCCCCGATACCTGCCGTATCACCATCGGCGATCGGCGCGCGAACACGGCCCTGCTCGAAGCGCTCTCCTCCGCCCTGTGAACCATGCCGTTCAGCGAAAGGACCCCGCTCGTGGGCAAAGATTCCCACTCCGAAATCCCGCTGTCCAGCACCGTCGTCGCCGAGGGTTATGCTCGCTGGAGCCCGCAGCTGCACAAGGAATTCGACACCAACGCCCATCATGGCTGGATCGGCCAGACGCTGGTGAAAGAGACCGATTCACTGCGCATCTGGGAGACCCACCTTCAACCGGGCGAGCGAATTCCCGTCCATCGGCATGTGCTGGACTACTTCTGGATAGCTCTGACAAACGGCCGGGCCCGCCAGCACTCGAGCAATGGCACCACCCACGAGATCTCTTATGCCCGCGGCCAGTCTCAGCATTTCTGCTGTCCCGAAGGGCGATATCACCTGCATGACCTGAAGAACATCGGCGATGACGTTCTGTCGTTTCTGACCATCGAGACAAAGGGCGGGGGGAACGAGCCCATTCAGCTCCCGAAGAATTGAGGACGACCGGCCCGCGGGGCAACACGCACCCTGCGGGCCGGCGGCTCAGCTCCCCTTCTTGGTGATCACGAACCGGTCGATGACCAGATAGTCGATCTCGGTGGCGAGGAAGCACTCCAGCGCGTCCCGCGGCGAGCAGACGATGGGCTCACCGGCCACGTTGAAGGACGTGTTGAGC encodes the following:
- a CDS encoding ATP-grasp domain-containing protein, coding for MPAMIVIGYRGDLDQALRRRGIDPYYIVQVPASPPKSRRFTWVADMENAQEIFRAVLSADIDEVAGVLSVHEMGVFGATYLRQQLNLPGNADSRTALHFRDKHLQKSMLPPGIRRARCRHVPMGTSFTELADDLGEVFVVKPATGAGALRTNIVRTPEEYAQALTPFTGQSDVEIVAESFMDAPEVYLDGVWEKGDLQWSSMSSYHTSPLRAVQGGILSAYVLDRKRHSVLFDEMETLAGQALTSLNAPDCVFHMEAFTAEEGLTFGECAIRLPGALSPQVNQLTYGVDLFDVEISLALGEGATRALGGRHGPERFHGYILLRRPNGCNLTQIDFERNFLFDEIVYDSSPDAPVGPYGRVGQAVVSDPDELKLQKTIEDIVRFNEVGST
- a CDS encoding non-ribosomal peptide synthetase gives rise to the protein MPDQRHASTLPQLLERAARDTTQGIAFIGGPFLSYAELRECACRIAQGLRERGTAPGDRVLIAAGDPEIFVRAFWGCVLTGAVPCPIAPPADPSRWRTQLEHLRTLLGDPLVIVSKTAHGELPEAGLRSVTVEELSHAAAEPDQLHVPAPDDLTLLMLTSGSTGSSKAVRLTHANLLAAQAGKAGALELGPDDTSLNWISVDHIAAIEAHLLPMFNGAAQVMTVPATVLADPVEFLRLLTAHRVRVTFTPNFLFGQINQALAGRPASRQEVDLSQVRHIISGGEATVTATVRAFLDTLAPYGLRGDVIVPAFGMTETCAGSVFNRDFATRDLETEFPPLGRPVRGLRIRVTDDDGTVLAATDRPVTAEPGEVQLHGPMVSDGYFGDARATAQAFTADGWFRTGDLGHLGSDGRLTLVGRSKDSIIVSGVNYYSHDLEAVLDELDGVKRGHVAAFPIRPEGADTEQLAIAFVPAGDPADEIAVYRAIVAIRSSTVMHWGFRPQLILPVAEDEIPRGNLGKTQRSRLRAAVENGSLDAAARRSDEISTRFLGGHVAPDGEVETALAEIYARVLDTEAVSATASFFDLGGTSLDVLRLKLEIQAAFGIEDVPMSTLLQAPTVRALAGRLAAGQGAGGDATYDPLVPLQITGDGTPLFCVHPGLGEVLVFVNLAKYFTGERPFYALRARGFGQGETHFGSFGDMVSTYVEAIRRAQPSGPYAVAGYSYGGAVAFEIAKRLEADGDRVDFVGVFNLPPRISDRMNEITFTDGAINLALFLELIDATDIERLTATLRPLPEADQLAHLIDHAPKRRLTELDLTLERFADWVHLAQSMVHLGRDYEPSGSVGRVKVFYCTPLRGTKEEWLDHQLSHWDEFTRDPNTYIEVDGEHYTLMSPQHVHTFQATLRHELARALG
- a CDS encoding NAD-dependent epimerase/dehydratase family protein, coding for MQGKKILITGGTGQVARPVAESLAVDNEVWCLGRFGDPHARKALEEVGAHTAVRDMATDDLEGLPRDFTHVLHSAVHRGDGKDFEDTARVNAVGTARLMTHCSAAESFLYVSSGVVYNRADRTHRYRESDPLGGAAPWLPTYPVAKITAEGVARGLAETLGLPTVIARLNIAYGPYGHGGVPMILFNQMRKGQPCAVPREGQNYCNLLHTDDVVRQVPLLWDVARAPARVVNWGGDEEVGITDLLEYLSALTGVPVRLERGDYSRETAIFDHDVRRGLIGDCTIGWRAGIARTVADLFEEYRDRVDAYLDAHGAGTPQ
- a CDS encoding pyridoxal phosphate-dependent aminotransferase; the protein is MRRSADIDALQHVLSAALGSPDPVCSLRRLDRGTGAFVALDAAVVERPTLVGGGSPYHPSSPAPSRHALDELVRRAETLGVPQILVPNVRRSDDTSALRAAGLVPVAAQSECVVRLTGEVDEILRTRIGAERLDGLRRRDREVSLGVTWERIRLSELDGSPWARDAFVTLHRRQAERHDGHANLYNADALDVLAHGPLADRTELLVRRQQDAVVQAGLITTSHNGRGIYSLTQAIDHDDPAARDGLFAASVYRLYLHARRSGLEWVHLGRGDVPRMRRLGADLFVPLDHWLRAPGLASPEEAGAEHPLSEYAAPPVTGVPVPGPARFRQVPRFDTIDLSSNTNPFLGASGEYPHLDTTELAGTYLATIATLPGHEGVDALSADHLLFSSGSVDGVMLLLAALASPGERVCVTPPTFPLYGHFAHLLRLPVVEVPLHGDDLSQLDTDRILAADPRVTILCDPNNPAGTRLDPEQVHDLVVHGRGLVVIDEAYVEFSEKPSYARLIAQHDNLIVLRTLSKAWGLAGARCGIALAQPGIIDALRRVQVPFGFTNASQHAVRDRLTDVRRVLAGIRRIRAERDRMASALTEHPAVARVFPSETNFLFVRLHKHERVMDQLRGAGIVVADTGRVIPDTCRITIGDRRANTALLEALSSAL